In Emcibacteraceae bacterium, a single window of DNA contains:
- a CDS encoding WecB/TagA/CpsF family glycosyltransferase codes for MNADRDIYNLLGLSFDAVTMEETATKIIDAINNRNKLFLSTPNLNFLIAGQHDEHFRKSVLHSDLSIADGMPIVFMCKLLDIPIRKRVAGSSLIDFLKYDDRCRKKPIKVFFFGGQDGIAEQAHEILNEKKCGLESVGYLNPGFGSVEDMSSNEIIDEINEAKADFIIVSLGAKKGQAWIENNRDSLNAYVISHLGAVVNFIAGNVKRAPEWVQNFHLEWLWRIKEEPELFSRYWNDGCAFLKLIFKNILPYRSLIKRHTTRSTPYILPVFKKKTVILKGDLTIEIRDRIIAMFNEILKRDGDFELDMTKVGYIDPSILAQLLLFNEEMESNGHKLTLINPNKFIKRIFHLNCLDFNIATNKTK; via the coding sequence ATGAACGCTGACCGTGATATATATAATTTGTTGGGATTAAGCTTTGATGCCGTGACCATGGAGGAAACGGCCACAAAAATAATCGACGCTATCAACAATAGAAATAAATTATTTTTATCGACACCGAACCTGAATTTCCTGATTGCCGGTCAGCATGATGAACATTTCAGAAAGTCTGTCCTCCATTCTGATTTAAGCATAGCAGACGGCATGCCGATTGTGTTTATGTGTAAACTGCTTGATATCCCCATCAGAAAACGGGTTGCGGGGTCCAGTCTTATTGATTTTCTGAAATATGATGACCGCTGCCGGAAAAAACCGATAAAGGTTTTTTTCTTTGGCGGTCAGGATGGCATAGCGGAACAAGCCCATGAAATATTAAATGAAAAAAAATGCGGACTGGAAAGTGTCGGTTACCTGAACCCCGGCTTTGGCAGTGTCGAAGACATGAGCAGCAACGAAATTATTGATGAAATTAATGAAGCGAAAGCCGACTTCATCATTGTTTCGCTAGGTGCGAAAAAAGGCCAGGCCTGGATTGAAAATAATCGTGACAGTTTAAATGCTTATGTGATCAGCCATCTTGGGGCAGTTGTCAATTTCATTGCCGGGAATGTGAAGAGAGCACCGGAATGGGTGCAGAATTTTCATCTGGAATGGCTATGGCGGATTAAGGAAGAACCGGAATTATTCAGCAGATATTGGAATGACGGTTGTGCCTTTCTAAAATTGATTTTTAAAAATATTTTGCCATACAGATCTCTGATCAAAAGGCACACCACCCGGTCAACGCCATATATTTTGCCGGTTTTTAAGAAAAAGACCGTAATATTAAAAGGTGATCTGACGATAGAAATACGGGACAGGATTATCGCTATGTTTAACGAAATTCTGAAACGGGACGGGGATTTTGAGCTGGATATGACAAAAGTCGGTTATATTGATCCGTCAATTTTGGCTCAATTATTGCTATTTAATGAAGAAATGGAAAGCAATGGGCATAAATTAACCCTGATAAATCCAAATAAATTCATTAAAAGAATATTTCATCTTAATTGCCTTGATTTCAATATCGCTACCAATAAAACAAAATAA
- a CDS encoding glycosyltransferase family A protein has translation MSYLIISPCRNEAKFMRQTLDSVAGQSILPEKWVIVDDGSTDETANILSEYAEKYTWISVITNENRGARAVGPGVIEAFYKGYDSINPAEFDYICKLDMDLILPSDYFKILMEKMAENPRLGCFSGKPYYMDGDRQVSEKCGDEMCVGASKFYRRQCFEEIGGFVREVMWDAIDCHRCRFLGWIACSSDDPKIRFIHLRPMGSSQNGILTGRMRHGYGQYYMGSSILYFMATAAYRMVRPPYIIGGLAMAWGFIKSMICRKPQQSDRKLISFIRKYQRRALVVGKKRAIDEINDAMKPKWEQAHHER, from the coding sequence ATGAGCTATTTAATTATATCACCCTGCCGGAATGAGGCAAAATTTATGCGCCAGACGCTCGACAGCGTTGCCGGGCAAAGCATATTGCCGGAAAAATGGGTTATTGTTGATGACGGCTCAACCGATGAAACAGCGAACATTCTGAGCGAGTATGCTGAAAAATATACCTGGATTTCGGTGATCACCAATGAAAACCGTGGCGCCCGCGCCGTTGGACCCGGCGTGATTGAAGCTTTTTATAAAGGCTATGACAGTATAAATCCCGCTGAATTTGACTATATCTGCAAACTGGATATGGATCTGATCCTGCCATCCGATTATTTCAAAATTCTGATGGAAAAGATGGCAGAAAATCCAAGACTTGGCTGTTTCAGCGGAAAACCCTATTATATGGATGGTGACAGACAGGTCAGTGAAAAGTGCGGCGATGAAATGTGTGTTGGTGCATCAAAATTTTACCGCCGACAATGTTTTGAGGAAATAGGCGGCTTTGTCCGTGAAGTCATGTGGGATGCGATAGACTGTCATCGCTGCCGATTTCTTGGCTGGATCGCCTGCAGCAGTGATGACCCGAAAATCAGATTTATCCATCTGAGACCGATGGGATCAAGTCAGAATGGCATACTGACCGGCCGGATGCGCCACGGATACGGACAATATTATATGGGAAGCAGTATACTATATTTTATGGCAACCGCCGCATACCGGATGGTGCGGCCACCCTATATTATTGGCGGGCTGGCTATGGCATGGGGATTTATTAAAAGCATGATTTGCCGAAAGCCGCAACAATCAGACAGAAAACTGATTTCATTTATCAGAAAATATCAGCGAAGGGCATTGGTGGTTGGCAAAAAGCGGGCCATTGATGAAATCAATGACGCAATGAAGCCAAAGTGGGAGCAGGCGCACCATGAACGCTGA
- a CDS encoding glycosyltransferase → MALKEKNIAYLAPAIPALSETFVYNEIFSLRERGYKIFPLSIHQPVDVSPAVKEKMGPVHYLYKDGVIIFIIAFFQCLFTRPLGTVKALGLLISDFFHVGLFNLAAYKLIYQFFAACRAARLFIKNGCEHIHVHFANVPCQVAMYASVISHKPFTVTSHANDIFEHGLLLKRKAERAKYFVTISDFNRRFLMEIGLPANKIRIVRCGVDLKYEGAEKEASEKIRLCSLGRLVEKKGMLTLIDAVALLKDRGVPVLLSIAGDGPERTQIEKRIAEKNVSDCVEMIGALDNKDVGRWMAKHDIFVLACQKDKNGDMDGIPVVLMEAMMLGLAVISTRISGIPELIIDGKTGLLVEPKDADALAEAIVKRDIQHSLIDNAASHVQSEFGRDVNIDRLEVLFNG, encoded by the coding sequence ATGGCGCTTAAGGAGAAAAATATCGCCTATCTGGCGCCCGCAATTCCGGCATTATCGGAAACATTTGTCTATAATGAAATTTTTTCCTTACGTGAGCGTGGTTACAAAATTTTTCCCCTGTCAATTCATCAACCTGTGGATGTTTCGCCCGCAGTAAAAGAAAAAATGGGACCTGTTCATTATCTTTATAAGGATGGGGTGATTATTTTTATCATTGCTTTTTTTCAGTGTCTTTTCACAAGGCCTTTGGGGACAGTGAAAGCACTGGGGCTATTGATATCAGATTTTTTTCATGTTGGGCTTTTCAATCTGGCGGCTTATAAGCTGATTTATCAGTTTTTTGCTGCCTGTCGGGCGGCGCGGTTATTCATAAAAAACGGTTGTGAACACATTCATGTTCATTTTGCCAATGTGCCATGTCAGGTTGCCATGTATGCGTCGGTCATCAGTCATAAACCCTTTACTGTAACGTCCCATGCCAATGATATTTTTGAACACGGCCTTCTTTTAAAAAGAAAAGCGGAGCGTGCGAAATATTTTGTCACTATTTCCGATTTCAACAGGCGCTTTTTAATGGAAATTGGCCTCCCGGCAAACAAAATACGCATTGTGCGCTGCGGGGTCGATCTGAAATATGAAGGGGCGGAAAAAGAGGCAAGCGAGAAAATCAGGCTTTGTTCACTGGGCCGTCTGGTGGAAAAGAAAGGGATGCTGACCTTAATTGACGCCGTGGCGCTTTTAAAAGATAGAGGGGTACCGGTATTACTGTCCATTGCCGGCGATGGACCCGAACGGACGCAGATTGAAAAAAGAATTGCTGAGAAAAATGTATCCGACTGCGTGGAAATGATCGGCGCCCTTGATAATAAGGATGTGGGGCGATGGATGGCAAAACATGATATTTTTGTTTTGGCCTGTCAGAAAGATAAAAATGGCGACATGGACGGTATTCCCGTTGTGCTGATGGAAGCGATGATGCTTGGTCTAGCGGTTATTTCAACAAGGATATCGGGGATACCGGAACTGATTATAGATGGGAAAACCGGTCTGCTGGTTGAACCGAAAGACGCTGATGCACTGGCGGAAGCAATAGTAAAACGTGACATTCAGCATAGTCTTATCGATAATGCGGCAAGCCATGTTCAAAGCGAATTTGGTCGCGATGTTAATATTGACAGGCTGGAAGTGCTGTTTAACGGATAA
- a CDS encoding serine acetyltransferase: MSEVSAEIPDWSREKPRRFWDPGRRLLRAIRKYQALEQGHKGFFTKAAQKYWVLSHRFWSVVTGAEIDLMCNIGGGLLIPHPNGIVIHPATVIGPNCLIFQQVTLGTLIGGAPKVGGHVDIGCGAKILGEITLGDHSRVGANAVVLNDVAPNQTVVGIPAAPLKVETK; this comes from the coding sequence ATGTCTGAAGTATCAGCGGAAATACCGGATTGGAGCCGGGAGAAGCCAAGACGTTTCTGGGATCCCGGAAGGCGGTTGCTTCGGGCAATCAGAAAATATCAGGCGCTCGAGCAAGGTCATAAAGGGTTCTTCACCAAAGCAGCACAAAAATATTGGGTCCTGTCCCATCGGTTCTGGTCGGTGGTGACAGGGGCGGAAATTGATCTTATGTGCAATATTGGTGGCGGGCTTCTCATCCCCCATCCCAATGGGATTGTCATTCATCCTGCTACGGTGATTGGCCCAAACTGTCTGATTTTTCAGCAGGTGACATTGGGAACATTGATCGGTGGAGCCCCGAAAGTTGGCGGGCATGTTGACATCGGTTGTGGTGCAAAAATTCTGGGGGAAATTACATTGGGGGATCATTCGCGGGTAGGGGCAAATGCCGTCGTACTTAATGATGTTGCCCCAAATCAGACAGTAGTGGGCATACCCGCTGCACCGTTAAAGGTTGAGACAAAATAA
- a CDS encoding glycosyltransferase family A protein, producing the protein MTKDDAVTENGMLKNAGVVIIGRNEGQRLKACIESVLNSGVKHIVYVDSCSSDGSANLAKSFKINVIELDQECPLTAARARNAGFKFLNETVEGLHYVHFIDGDCELDENWLENAISAFEVSADVAVICGRLREKYRDLTLYNRLCDMAWYIKPGEINSCGGIATIRADIFRKHDGFNTNLIAGEEPEFYHRLRKAGQKIMCLDAPMGFHDAAMMHYNAWWIRSVRTGFSYANAVEWGRWARERKSLVIWGGLYPLVLIATFLKYPLLALFILALFPIQILRIYKGLNMPYSSGDKFLYATFCMIDKIPEFLGFLKYHYGKISGSKQNIIEYK; encoded by the coding sequence ATGACAAAAGATGATGCAGTAACAGAGAACGGCATGTTGAAAAATGCAGGGGTCGTCATTATTGGCCGTAACGAAGGTCAGCGGCTTAAAGCCTGTATTGAATCAGTTTTAAATTCTGGTGTCAAACATATTGTTTATGTGGATTCCTGTTCGTCAGACGGCAGTGCCAATCTGGCAAAATCCTTTAAAATTAATGTGATTGAGCTTGATCAAGAGTGCCCCTTAACCGCCGCCCGGGCCAGAAATGCCGGTTTTAAGTTCCTGAATGAAACCGTTGAGGGGCTTCATTATGTGCATTTTATAGATGGTGATTGTGAACTGGATGAAAACTGGCTTGAAAATGCGATCAGCGCCTTTGAAGTTTCAGCGGACGTTGCGGTCATTTGCGGGAGGCTTCGTGAAAAATATCGTGACTTAACGCTCTATAACAGGCTATGTGATATGGCGTGGTATATCAAGCCGGGTGAAATTAATTCCTGCGGCGGCATTGCCACCATCAGAGCAGATATATTCCGTAAACATGATGGCTTTAATACAAACCTGATTGCGGGTGAAGAGCCGGAATTTTATCATCGCCTTAGAAAAGCGGGACAGAAGATCATGTGCCTTGACGCGCCCATGGGTTTTCATGATGCGGCCATGATGCATTATAATGCGTGGTGGATCAGATCGGTCCGGACCGGTTTTTCCTATGCCAATGCTGTGGAATGGGGGCGCTGGGCCAGAGAACGAAAAAGTCTGGTGATTTGGGGTGGACTTTATCCGCTTGTCCTGATCGCTACGTTTTTGAAATATCCTTTACTGGCTCTTTTTATTCTTGCGCTTTTTCCCATTCAGATACTGAGAATTTATAAGGGATTGAATATGCCTTATTCATCCGGGGACAAGTTTTTATATGCAACATTTTGTATGATTGATAAAATTCCGGAATTTTTAGGATTTTTAAAGTATCACTACGGTAAGATCAGCGGAAGCAAACAAAATATCATCGAGTATAAATAA
- the galU gene encoding UTP--glucose-1-phosphate uridylyltransferase GalU translates to MKPVRKAVFPVGGMGTRFLPATKSMPKEMLPVVDKPLIQYAVEEARAAGIEEIIFVTGRGKAAIENHFDHSYELEDMLAKKNKTEILDQLINLLPNEGSISYTRQQEALGLGHAIYCAKNIVGNEPFAVLLADDLVNSSSPCLKQMMDLYNEKGGNVVAIEEVPREKTSSYGILDVASREGKVIEVKGLVEKPDPKDAPSTFSIIGRYILQPEVFSHLEKKVIGAGGEIQLTDAMAQMLGHIPFHGLLFEGERFDCGDKTGFILANLAFAMDRDEMREGIKDYLAKNKDRH, encoded by the coding sequence ATGAAACCGGTAAGAAAAGCCGTTTTTCCGGTCGGTGGTATGGGTACAAGGTTCCTGCCGGCAACAAAATCAATGCCCAAGGAAATGTTGCCGGTTGTTGATAAGCCGCTTATTCAATATGCGGTTGAGGAAGCAAGAGCCGCCGGAATTGAGGAAATTATTTTTGTGACCGGCCGCGGAAAAGCTGCCATCGAAAATCATTTTGATCATTCCTATGAACTTGAAGATATGCTGGCCAAGAAAAATAAAACGGAAATTCTGGATCAGCTGATAAATCTTTTGCCAAATGAGGGCAGCATATCCTATACCCGCCAGCAGGAAGCACTTGGACTTGGACACGCAATATACTGTGCCAAGAATATTGTCGGTAACGAACCATTCGCAGTATTGCTTGCGGATGACCTGGTAAATTCTTCAAGTCCTTGCCTTAAGCAAATGATGGATCTTTATAATGAAAAAGGCGGCAATGTGGTGGCGATTGAGGAAGTGCCGCGGGAAAAAACCTCAAGCTACGGTATTCTTGATGTTGCAAGCAGGGAAGGAAAGGTTATTGAAGTCAAAGGGTTGGTAGAAAAGCCGGATCCAAAAGACGCGCCATCCACTTTTTCCATCATCGGCAGATATATACTCCAGCCGGAAGTTTTTAGCCACCTTGAGAAAAAAGTCATCGGTGCTGGCGGGGAAATCCAATTAACGGACGCCATGGCACAAATGCTGGGTCATATTCCGTTTCACGGACTGCTTTTTGAAGGTGAGCGCTTTGACTGTGGGGACAAAACCGGATTTATTTTGGCAAACCTTGCCTTTGCAATGGACCGTGATGAAATGCGGGAAGGTATCAAAGACTATTTGGCCAAAAATAAGGACAGGCATTAA
- a CDS encoding oligosaccharide flippase family protein, with protein sequence MENGLENKNNLWSRVIKAGLWALTGFGMSQVIRLANNLIMTRLLVPEMFGIMALAQVFLFMMTLISDIGIKPSIIRSRRGDDPQFINTAWTIQIIRGTIVTVLVLLVALIIKVANEFGLFSENSAYTAPELPMIIAVMSLTSLINGFSSMNIIIANRKMLLGRLTIIQIFSQIAGIFIMIAWALLIERSVWALVSGAVLSSLIMTIMSHTSFPGAKSRIEWKSDVFWEIFHYGKWILVSSLISAFLAQGDRLILGNLVSGEILGIYAIAYFLASAVNQAIFKLNFTVFFPLFSEINRDNEKEIASIYYKVRRVSDGISMSLAGFLFVSGGAIVNLLFDQRYHDAGWMLSVLSFSLIFTGTSISDALYFSVDKPKYPSIKAVINTVILLGGLPFIFNVGGFEWAVWLLALYLIGSLPLDFYLKNKLGVLNILKEFYMLPIMLVGGAAGYIFNKLVSLIV encoded by the coding sequence ATGGAAAATGGGTTGGAAAATAAAAATAACCTGTGGTCGCGTGTCATAAAAGCCGGACTATGGGCGCTTACCGGTTTTGGTATGAGTCAGGTAATAAGACTGGCAAATAATCTGATAATGACCCGGTTGCTTGTGCCGGAAATGTTCGGAATTATGGCTTTGGCCCAGGTTTTTTTATTTATGATGACACTGATTTCCGATATCGGTATCAAACCCAGCATCATAAGAAGCAGACGCGGCGATGATCCACAATTTATCAATACGGCCTGGACTATTCAGATTATAAGAGGGACTATCGTTACAGTTCTGGTTCTTCTGGTTGCCCTTATTATAAAAGTCGCAAATGAATTTGGACTGTTTTCTGAAAACTCGGCTTATACGGCGCCCGAGCTTCCTATGATTATTGCCGTGATGTCTTTGACGTCACTGATTAATGGCTTTTCTTCTATGAACATTATTATCGCCAACAGAAAAATGCTGCTGGGCAGGCTGACGATTATTCAGATCTTTTCCCAGATTGCCGGTATTTTTATTATGATTGCCTGGGCTTTATTAATTGAACGGTCTGTCTGGGCACTTGTCTCCGGGGCAGTTCTGTCTTCCTTGATCATGACAATTATGTCCCATACCTCGTTTCCGGGGGCCAAAAGCCGGATTGAATGGAAAAGCGATGTATTCTGGGAAATTTTTCATTACGGTAAATGGATACTGGTTTCCAGTTTAATATCAGCATTTCTGGCTCAGGGGGATAGGCTGATTCTGGGAAATCTGGTCTCCGGAGAAATTCTTGGAATTTATGCCATTGCTTATTTTCTGGCGTCCGCTGTCAATCAGGCTATTTTCAAATTAAATTTCACCGTCTTTTTTCCGCTGTTCAGTGAAATCAATCGCGACAATGAAAAGGAAATCGCCTCAATTTACTATAAAGTCAGGCGGGTGTCTGATGGCATATCAATGTCGCTGGCAGGTTTTTTATTTGTTTCCGGAGGAGCAATCGTCAACTTACTTTTCGATCAGCGCTATCATGATGCCGGCTGGATGCTCTCTGTACTTTCATTTTCCCTTATTTTTACAGGGACCAGCATTTCAGACGCACTTTATTTTTCTGTTGATAAACCAAAATATCCATCAATTAAAGCCGTCATTAATACTGTTATTTTGCTTGGCGGGTTGCCGTTTATTTTTAATGTCGGGGGATTTGAATGGGCAGTCTGGCTTTTGGCATTATATCTAATTGGCAGCTTGCCATTGGATTTTTACCTCAAAAATAAACTTGGGGTCTTAAATATCTTAAAAGAGTTTTATATGTTGCCGATTATGCTGGTGGGCGGCGCAGCGGGATATATATTTAATAAATTGGTTTCGTTGATTGTTTAG
- a CDS encoding O-antigen ligase family protein: MSEEIRALIFIAVIVSVPLFLFLRYSSSEGLKRDVKIWISVWVFTTLLAFLAPNFWIYAVILSIFLIFLTRNKPILKLCLFFLLLPSIPAATVMVPGFGIINYFIYTGPHHVIILVLLLPLLISGRRGLNATKSVNILAFVYFLLLAGIAFRDTNVTNALRFTTITALATIIPFYAVGRSVHNTDDLKKIMFAAILGIFLQSVIGIAETLKGWHLYNGAINSLGLRWGVGNYLSRNNLLRASAALGHPIVLGYISAIGLGLFLYFYPKAQKRMRQQYWIGVAVFIGGLLASLSRGPWVGAFTMILVFFLTGQKAVGKLSKFLVAGFLILALLSTTQAGKSFVELIPFVSSDENIHAVSTISYRQQLLDQSWIVIKRNPFFGSANYMDAPEMETMRQGEGIIDIVNSYLQIALSNGLIGLGLFLSIFASILYKMYKLMPTLKQNIKFRDLLLMDRALFATIIGVMVTIFTMSSISISQQYYWSLLGLACAFIRIAKTELLNHILETNRR; the protein is encoded by the coding sequence ATGTCAGAAGAAATTAGAGCGCTGATATTTATTGCTGTTATTGTCAGCGTTCCTCTCTTCCTGTTTTTACGCTATTCTTCTTCGGAAGGATTAAAACGGGACGTTAAAATCTGGATTTCTGTTTGGGTTTTTACCACGCTCCTCGCGTTTCTTGCGCCTAATTTCTGGATATATGCAGTCATCCTATCAATTTTTCTGATCTTTCTGACCAGGAATAAGCCCATTCTGAAATTATGCCTGTTTTTTCTGCTTTTGCCATCAATTCCTGCTGCTACGGTTATGGTGCCCGGCTTTGGCATAATCAATTATTTTATTTATACCGGACCGCATCATGTTATCATTCTGGTTCTGCTGTTACCTCTGTTGATCAGCGGCAGACGAGGGTTAAATGCCACTAAATCAGTAAATATACTGGCGTTTGTTTATTTTTTGCTGCTCGCCGGCATTGCTTTCAGAGACACAAACGTTACCAATGCTCTTAGATTTACCACCATTACAGCACTGGCAACCATCATACCCTTTTATGCTGTTGGCAGATCGGTGCATAACACAGATGATCTGAAGAAAATAATGTTTGCCGCCATATTGGGTATTTTTCTCCAATCCGTCATTGGCATCGCCGAAACCTTAAAAGGCTGGCATCTTTATAATGGGGCGATTAATTCCCTTGGCTTGAGATGGGGTGTGGGCAATTATCTTAGCCGAAATAATTTGTTACGCGCCTCTGCGGCTTTGGGCCACCCTATAGTACTAGGGTATATTTCAGCAATCGGCCTTGGGCTCTTTTTATATTTTTATCCGAAAGCACAAAAAAGAATGCGACAGCAGTATTGGATTGGTGTTGCTGTCTTTATTGGCGGTCTGCTTGCCAGTCTATCCAGGGGACCATGGGTTGGTGCATTTACCATGATACTGGTATTTTTCCTGACCGGGCAAAAAGCGGTCGGAAAACTTTCGAAATTTTTGGTTGCCGGTTTTTTAATACTTGCCTTATTATCAACAACCCAAGCCGGGAAAAGTTTCGTAGAGCTTATTCCCTTTGTCAGCAGTGATGAGAATATCCATGCGGTCAGCACGATTAGTTATCGTCAACAACTTCTTGACCAGTCATGGATTGTTATAAAAAGAAACCCGTTCTTTGGGTCTGCCAATTATATGGATGCCCCCGAAATGGAAACAATGCGACAGGGCGAAGGAATTATCGATATTGTGAACAGCTATCTGCAGATAGCCCTTTCAAACGGACTGATCGGGCTAGGTCTGTTTTTATCAATTTTCGCCTCTATTCTTTATAAAATGTATAAATTAATGCCCACACTCAAACAAAATATAAAGTTCAGGGATCTGCTCCTGATGGACAGGGCCCTTTTTGCCACGATTATTGGTGTGATGGTTACGATCTTCACAATGAGCAGTATCAGTATTTCTCAGCAATATTATTGGAGCCTGCTCGGACTGGCCTGTGCTTTCATCAGGATAGCCAAAACAGAACTGCTCAACCATATTCTGGAAACAAACCGAAGATAA
- a CDS encoding CpsD/CapB family tyrosine-protein kinase codes for MERIKQAIEKVKKQNLAAGITPKNGKHKRSNGASKGLDEFSYVNTKTVDLDPAHLEKHRIIVYNQQDVKSTIFDILRTKILSKMQENGWKTIAVTSPTQGCGKTVISVNLAISMARYNDFSIMLADFDLKKPEVSKNLGLITKHSIMDYFDGKVELEEMLVNPGIQRLVVLPNNKAYKDSSALMSSRKMSAFVEEVKDRYASRIIIFDLPPLLATDDAIAFMPNVDCVLLVVGNGMCSKSEIEESMRLLSSKKLLGTVLNKSDDEWRGYT; via the coding sequence ATGGAGCGAATTAAACAGGCCATTGAAAAAGTAAAAAAACAGAACCTTGCTGCTGGCATTACTCCGAAAAACGGCAAGCATAAAAGGTCAAATGGCGCTTCAAAAGGTCTTGATGAATTTTCGTATGTCAATACGAAAACGGTTGACCTTGACCCCGCTCATCTGGAAAAGCACCGGATAATCGTTTATAATCAACAGGATGTAAAGTCGACCATTTTTGACATTCTGAGAACCAAAATATTATCAAAGATGCAGGAAAACGGCTGGAAAACTATTGCGGTTACATCACCGACGCAAGGCTGCGGAAAAACGGTTATCTCTGTCAACCTGGCGATTTCGATGGCAAGGTATAATGATTTCTCAATCATGCTTGCCGATTTTGATCTTAAGAAACCGGAAGTTTCCAAGAATCTCGGACTTATAACCAAACATTCAATAATGGACTATTTTGACGGTAAGGTAGAACTGGAAGAAATGCTGGTTAATCCAGGCATTCAAAGGCTTGTAGTGCTGCCAAATAACAAAGCCTATAAGGATAGTTCTGCTTTAATGTCATCCAGAAAAATGTCAGCCTTTGTTGAGGAAGTAAAAGACCGCTACGCTTCGAGAATTATTATATTTGATTTGCCGCCACTTCTTGCGACTGATGATGCTATTGCCTTTATGCCAAATGTTGATTGTGTTTTGCTGGTGGTGGGCAATGGGATGTGCTCCAAATCGGAAATTGAAGAAAGTATGCGCCTTTTAAGCAGCAAAAAACTGCTTGGGACCGTCCTGAATAAATCCGACGATGAATGGCGCGGATATACCTGA